AGAATCGGGGCCGCGACCTTGGCGGCCTCGGCGGCGAGCGCGCTCTGGCCCTTGGGGGTGATGATGCGGCCGGGCACGGAGAGACCGGGGACCGGCACGTATTCGAACGGCCCCACGGCCAGCGCCACGATGTAGCTTTGCATCGGCGGCGTGCGGCCGAAATGGATCGTCTTCCAGTCGCCGTCACGGGTTTCGTAGGCGACGGCGGCGTTGGTCACGGCTTCAAGCCCAGCCGGCACCGTCAGCGTGAGCTGCCAGGGAATCTTGAACGACGGCTCGTCCCAGCAGGGGAAGGCCCTGCGGGCGTGGGTGTCCTGCAGCTGCGTGAAGAGATACGGATCGCCGCGGCTCACGGTCTTGTAGAGGCCGAGCCCGTCGCGGGTGTAACGCGCGGTGTAGTCGATGGTGAGGCGGTATTGTCCGGCCCCGAGTTCGCGCGGGGCGGTCAGCGTCACGAGGCCGTGTTTGGCGTTGGTCACCTCGGCCGTGAGCGGGACGGAGTCGCCGTCGTTGTTGGCGAGCGTCGCGGTGCCAAGCACAAGGTCCTGCGCGTGGAGGCGGAAGCTCTTGAAAGGTTGGTTTGCGTGCAGGTCCACGAGCACGCGGCCGGCGTAGTCGTCCTTGGCCGGATCAAGCGTCAGCTCGACGCTTTGCGCGACGGGCACGACTTCGCGGGTGAGACGCAGCGGATCAACCGACTCCGCGGCGTAGGGCGAGGGACTGAGAAGCGGAAGGAGCAGCAGGGCGCCCAGACGGCGCAGGCAGAGGTGCATCCGGCTTATGACACAAGGCGTCATAAGGGAATCAAGCCTCGGATGGGAGGACATGACCAGGGAGGCGGGACTATCAGTCCCGCTGGTGGCCTGTTGCAGATCCTCTGCTCACGGAAAATGAACCCCGTCGCATTCCAGCTGGATCGCAACGGCCCGCAAGGCGGGCCTGCTAATGAAAAGTCCGGGGGCGTTGTAGGTATTTGATGCCAGGCCACACCCCGCCCTGCGGGCACCCCTCTCCAGAGGGGACCTCAAGCCACGCCGCCGAAAATCCCCTCTGGAGAGGGGTGGCGCGCAGCGCCGGGGTGTGGGGGCAAGGTTGCCAGCTTATCATTCGCCGAAACTACCGAAGACCACCGGCTTCCTCCGCCCTCTCGCGATGACAACAGTCCAGAAGCTGCAGGCATTTGGTATCAAATCGTATCAAAAAAACGCCCGCCGTCTGGCGGGCGTTACAGGAATCACTCGAACTTCCGGGTCTTCTTCCACGCGGGGCGGTCGGTGAAGGTGGGCTTTTGCGCCTCCTTTGACTCGTGCTGGCGGGCGAAGCCGAGGAAGGTGCGCATCTGGCGCGTCGAGAGACCGAGCGCGTCCTCGAGGATCCGGCCGGCGCGTTCCTTGGTGAGGCCCTCGAGCGCGGCGATGGTTTCGGCCTGGCGGTTCCAGTCGCCCGCGCGGTTGTAGGCGAGATCGAAGAGGCGCTTGGCCCGGTCGGCGATGGCCTTGTCCTTTTCCTCCAGCTGCGATCGCACGCCGCCGATGATCGTGGTCCAAGCCTCGTCGGGGAGGCCCTCGAGCATGAGCGGCAGCTTGACGATGAAGTCGTCGGCGCGTTTTTCGAGTTCGTCGGCGGAGTATTCGCCGGACTGCACGATGAAGTAGGCGAAGTTGGTGTTTTCCTCCCCGCCGGCATTGGCGCCCACGATGTAGCCGAGCTGCTGGCGGGTGCGAAGCTCGGAGTAGAAGGGCTCGCCCATGAAGTTGCCCAGCACGAGGGTGGCGGCCCGGATCTCGGGCGAGTCGTCGCCGAGCAGGTATTCCCGGCGGAAGGCGGAGTTGTTCACGAGCAGCTTCTCGTTCGTGCGGACCGACTCACCGGCGGACTGGGTGAGCAGGCGGCGGCGCAGGAGGTCGGCGTTGGCCACGGGCTGGCTCTTCAGCGCGGCGGCGAGCTGGCGGGCGTGGGCGATGGCGGCGTCGGCGGTGACGTTGCCGTGCACGAGGGCCTCGAGCTTGCCGCGGGCATAAAGTTTTTTCGCGAAGGCCCGGACGTCGGCCAGCGTGATCTTTTCCGCCACGGGCAGCTGCTCGTCGGGGCGGAAGTGGAACTCGCGGATGGCGGCGCGGCGGGTCTCCGTCAGGATCAGGTAGGCGTCGCCGCGGGGGAAGTTGGCGAGCTCGCGCAGCAGCCGGTCCTTGAGGGCGGCAAAGCGCTCGTCAGGCAGGGAGAAGTCCACGAGGTTGGCGGCGATGGCATCGAGCAGACGCGGGGCGGAGGCATCGTAACCGTCCACGGCGAGCTCGACGCCTTCCAGCGCGGCGTTGAAGGCGAAGTTCAGCCCGGCTTCGCGCGCGGTGTAGGCGGTCTCGTTGAGCGACTCGCGGATGCAGGCCTCGTAGAAGCGGAGCAGCACGGAGGTTTCCAGCGAGGCGAGCGAACGGGGCAGACGAAAGCGATAAACTTCGGCGGCCATCGGGCGGAGGAATTCGGTGTCTTGGGCGTAGTAGAGGCTGAGCGCGGGTTCGTCGATGAGCTGCACGGGCTGGGTAGGCAGCACGGCGGCGCTGGCGGGAATGAAGGGATTGGGCTTGGGCAGCTGGATGGCGGCGACGTCGGGCGGGTTGAGCAGCGCCTGATAGGCCGGGCCGGTGTCCTCGGTGTAGCTGTATTTCGTGCCATAGTAGGGCTCGGTCTTGTCGGTGGCCACGCCCTTGGCGGTGAGCACAGCGAGCAGGTTGTCGGGCCGCAGGTGGCTGAGGATCAGGCGGTAGGTTGCGGGGTCTTCCTTGAGCCAGAGCCAGGGCACACGGTCGGCGACTTCGAGCGGGTAGTCGCGGATGAGGTTGGCCAGCTGCACGGCGCGGTCGGCGCCTTCGCCCTTGTCGCGGAAGGTCTCGTCGAGCCGGGCCAGGGTCGCGCGTTCTTGGAAGAGATGCGACGGATAGCCGGCCGCGCGCAGGCGTTGGAAGGCGGCGAACACGAGCTCGAGCACGCGCGGGTATTTTTCCAGGCCGGCAGGCGTGAGGCTCACGCTGACGTTGAACGAGCTGAACTCGTTCGCACCCGCCTCGACGCCGGCGCCAAGCGCGGTCGCCAGCCCCTCGGCCTTGAGCGCGGAGAGCAGGCTGCCCTCACCCTCGTGCCCGAGGATGAAGCCGACGAGCACGTCGGACTTGCCGGCCCAGAATTTCCTCGTGCCGGGCAGCGGGAATTCAAGCGTGAGCTGGCGCAGGTCCTTGACGGGCTCCATGCGCACGAGCCGCAGCGCGGCCTTGGGCGGCAGGTAGTCGGCAGGGTAGGCGATGGGGGTGAGTTTCCGGTTCTCGATCGGGGAGAAATGGGTGCGCGCCCACGCCTCGAGCTGGTCGAGGCCGGCCTTGCCCGCGAGGGCGAGCGTCATGGTGTTGGCGCTGTAGTGCGCGCGGTAGAAGGCGAGGAGCTCCTCGCGCGTCGTGCCGCCGAGCGTGTCGCGGCTGCCCGTGCTAAAATGGTTGGCCGGGTGGCCGGCGCGGTAGAGGGAGTTGCGCAGCTGGTATTCGCGCCAGAGGTCGTTCTCGAGGTTTTTCTGGTTCTCGGAGTTCACGGCGTTCATCTCGCGGTCGGTGAACTCCGGCGTGAAGAGCGGGGCGATGAAGAACTGTGCGAGGCGGTCGAGCGCACCCTCGAAGGCCTCGTGACGGATCTCGAACATGTAGTTGGTGTGGTCGCCGGCGGTGTAGGCGTTGTTGTAGCCGCCGTTGGCGCGGAGGTAATTGCCGTAGTCGGCCTCGTCGGGGTATTTCTCCGTGCCGAGGAAGAGCATGTGCTCGAGGAAGTGCGCGAGACCCTGGCGGTTCGCGGGGTCGCTGTAGGAGCCCACGCCGACGGCGAGCGACGCGGAGGACTTGTTGAGCTTCGGATCGGAAAGCAGGATGACCTTGAGCCCGCTATCGAGCGTGAAGGTGCGGTAGGCGGCCTCGTCGTTGGGCGCCTGCGGGCGGGGCGGGATATCGGCGGGCGCCGCAGCGCGCAGAACCGGAAGAAGCACGAGCACCAGCAAAAGAACGGGGGCGAAGAATCGTTTTAGCATGGGTAAGGAACGGGTTGATTGGAGCCGAACCTAATACGGGTTCCGCGAGGATGCCAACAGGACAAATGGTGCCTCGACGGGATGGGCGGCGAGGGACCGGATAGGTAGCGGCGCTCTATGAGCGTCGTTCTTCAAGGCACGGCGGCCATAGACCGCCGCTACAGCGGATGAAGCGTGGCTCGACTTGGTGGACGCGTCCGGTTTGGGTGCGGCGCATTCTCATGCTCAGTCGCCTTTTTCGCCGATTCGCCACCACCTGTCCGCCCGCCGGACGGGAACTCGGGCTGTTGCGGGAGCACGAGGACATCGCCAAACGTCACGCCCGCGTGCACGCGGCCTGGGCGCCACATCTGGCAGAAAGTCGCAAGACCATCTTGGAAACCGCCGGGCGGTGTCCGCAGCGCCGGCGCGCGCTGGTCATCGGCGCGGGTGATTGCCTCGATGTGCCGGTGGCGGGACTGGCGAAGCTTTTCGGCGAGATCGTGCTTGCCGACATCGTCACCAGTGCCGAGGTGCGGCGCTGGGAGAAAAAGCTCCGCGGCCGCGTGTGCGGCGTGAACTGGGACGCCAGCGGCGCGCTCGCGACGCTGGCCGCCGTGCGCGAGACCGTGACGGCAGGCGAGGCGCCGGAAATCTTTGCCCGCGCTGATCCGGGCCCGCCGCCGGGCGGCGAGGCGGATTTCATTGTGTCGGCCAATTGCATCTCGCAACTCGGCCTCGTGCCCGGGCACTCATTGCCGGCGCAGGCGAAGGACAAGGCGTTACCCGAGCGCTGTGCGAAGGCGGCGGCAAAGCGGCACCTCGATTGGCTGAAGGCGCGCCCTGGTGTGCGTCTGCTCCTCGCCGACGCCGCGCGATTCGACCTCAGCCCCGACGGGAAACAGCTCAAGAAGGAGACCCTGCACGAGCGCTTCGGCCTGCCGAAACCCGACCGCACCTGGCGCTGGAACCTCGCCCCGATCCCCGAATGGTCGCCCGACTTCCACCGCGTGCACGACGTGGGGGCGTGGGTGTTCCAACCGACAGCTCCCTGACGTTTGTAACGTAATACGTTACATGTCTTCGGAGCGGTCGAAATTCCCATTAATGGATTTGGCAGGGAGGAGTGTCGTAATAGATTGAATCCGCATCAGGGTTCCCTCCATCGCGATATCCCATGCCTCCGCCTGATCCGGAAATTGCCCGTTGGTTTGCCGAGGAAGTGCAGCCGCACGAGGCGGCGCTGCGGGCATGGCTGCGCAGCCGGTTTCCCACGCTCAAGGATGCGGACGACCTCGTGCAGGAATCCTACACCCGGCTGCTCAGGACGCGGAGAACCGGTTCCATCGCCTGCGCCCGGGCCTTCCTTTTTGTCACGGCGCGCAACCTGGCGCTGAACCAGTTGCGCCACCTGCGCCACGAACGGCCCGAGGGGATCACTGAATTGGACGCCTCGGGGGTCTTGGATGAGCGCACGGCAATCCCAGAATCGGTGGCCCGTGCCGAGGATCTCCAGCTTTTGATCCATGCCATCCAAGCCCTGCCCGACCGCTGCCGTCAGATCATGACGCTGCGGAAGATCTACGGCTTTTCCCAGCGGGAAGTTGCCCAGCGGCTTCATATTTCCGAGCACACGGTTGAGGCGCAGGGAGCCATCGGTCTCCGCAAGTGCATCGAGTATTTTCGACGCAACGGTTACAGTCGTGGCTTTCGCCCATGAGCACCGATTTTCCATCTCCCGAAGGAGCCGACCCGGTTGCCCAAGCAGCTGCCGAGTGGGTTTTGCGTC
This DNA window, taken from Oleiharenicola lentus, encodes the following:
- a CDS encoding insulinase family protein gives rise to the protein MLKRFFAPVLLLVLVLLPVLRAAAPADIPPRPQAPNDEAAYRTFTLDSGLKVILLSDPKLNKSSASLAVGVGSYSDPANRQGLAHFLEHMLFLGTEKYPDEADYGNYLRANGGYNNAYTAGDHTNYMFEIRHEAFEGALDRLAQFFIAPLFTPEFTDREMNAVNSENQKNLENDLWREYQLRNSLYRAGHPANHFSTGSRDTLGGTTREELLAFYRAHYSANTMTLALAGKAGLDQLEAWARTHFSPIENRKLTPIAYPADYLPPKAALRLVRMEPVKDLRQLTLEFPLPGTRKFWAGKSDVLVGFILGHEGEGSLLSALKAEGLATALGAGVEAGANEFSSFNVSVSLTPAGLEKYPRVLELVFAAFQRLRAAGYPSHLFQERATLARLDETFRDKGEGADRAVQLANLIRDYPLEVADRVPWLWLKEDPATYRLILSHLRPDNLLAVLTAKGVATDKTEPYYGTKYSYTEDTGPAYQALLNPPDVAAIQLPKPNPFIPASAAVLPTQPVQLIDEPALSLYYAQDTEFLRPMAAEVYRFRLPRSLASLETSVLLRFYEACIRESLNETAYTAREAGLNFAFNAALEGVELAVDGYDASAPRLLDAIAANLVDFSLPDERFAALKDRLLRELANFPRGDAYLILTETRRAAIREFHFRPDEQLPVAEKITLADVRAFAKKLYARGKLEALVHGNVTADAAIAHARQLAAALKSQPVANADLLRRRLLTQSAGESVRTNEKLLVNNSAFRREYLLGDDSPEIRAATLVLGNFMGEPFYSELRTRQQLGYIVGANAGGEENTNFAYFIVQSGEYSADELEKRADDFIVKLPLMLEGLPDEAWTTIIGGVRSQLEEKDKAIADRAKRLFDLAYNRAGDWNRQAETIAALEGLTKERAGRILEDALGLSTRQMRTFLGFARQHESKEAQKPTFTDRPAWKKTRKFE
- a CDS encoding RNA polymerase sigma factor, with the translated sequence MPPPDPEIARWFAEEVQPHEAALRAWLRSRFPTLKDADDLVQESYTRLLRTRRTGSIACARAFLFVTARNLALNQLRHLRHERPEGITELDASGVLDERTAIPESVARAEDLQLLIHAIQALPDRCRQIMTLRKIYGFSQREVAQRLHISEHTVEAQGAIGLRKCIEYFRRNGYSRGFRP